The genome window TCATTTGAATTTTTAAAGTAGAGCTACAAATTTGGACCAAATATATCCTAAACCAACAGTTCTTGGGCTAGAATTGATTGTAAAGATAAGTGATTATCAAAGTCGATAGTACCTCGAACATCTTTTGGTCCTCTAGAGATGACTGAATGGCAGGAACTAGTGGATCTGTTGCCAACAGTGGAGTTACATGAAGAAATGGATACATTGAGCTGGGTTCAGGAAAGATTAGAGAATTTTTCTACCACTTCTTAGTATGATAGTAGAATGCTTGGAGTAAGGAAAGCTAAATTACCATTAAATTTAAAGTGTTTTGTGGCAAGTATATAAGGATAGGACTCAATGTGCCAAGCACGTGTTGAAGAAAAATTGGCCTTAAACTTTAGAGTGCAAGAAAACAACTGACCATACAATGATTAGGTGCACCATTGATGTTTTTGAACTATCTAGTGTGTGAATAGAGATATTTTCAAATGGCATCAGTTCCCTATGAACCTTGGAAGGATGTCAAGAGCAACTGAATCTACAATGCAACAAACAAATAAAGCACAATCTTATTTTCATGCAAGCATGTGAATATTGGACCAGAAGAGTATGCATATGAGCTTATCTTGTAAAGCTGGTGCCCCAGTGGAATATTTTGCTATCTATAAAAGTTGGACCAAAACCCTTTTATCCAACAATAAATGATTTGATGTTCTGGAAGTCCATGCTGTACAGATCAATGTAAATTGGCATCTAAATAATTATTTCCCCACAAGACAATGCTAAGAATAAAAGTGGTTCAAGAAAATCTAGAATTAAAATATACAAATCATGATATTTCCTAGACCCTTTTGTTTCAATGGTTGGctagctggcggcggcggcgaaaaAAGCCAAAATCATGCCAAATGCCATGCATCAGATGCGTGTTTGCACACCGCGTCGTCAGAAAGAAGTAGCAACCTTTGAATGCCGAATCAACGAGACACAAGATGTGAGAGAATCCCCACTTCACCACACTTGTGAGAAATGCTACCGCCAGCCGTGGAAATAAGCAAGCTCCTAGCTAAGGTTGAATATCCTTCTATAGATTCAATTTTGTTCACCCTAAATATACACACGTCGGCATGTAAATTTTTCCCCACACCACAATTATACAAGCCAAGAGTCCCAAACAAAGCTGATTCTCCCTCTGTTGATTCAAACTTTTTATCTAGATCTATATATGAATCCATGAATGACTATATACCAGAAACTTTGCGCTTCGAGATGTCTCTACTGTCGACTGCTAGACCGTGACGAGGTTAGGCGCCTCCAAAGAGATGTGGCGGCGCTGTCTAGAATTCTAGGGTGGATGGGGGAgtggagatgagggaaaaggGCACGTTTTAGGGTTTTGAAAGGGGGAGGTGGGTGGATTGATAGTGGAGGGAGAAATAGGTAGGTGGGTTGCGATGGAAAAAAGGAAATAATATTGGTGGGGTCAAGTGCTATAGTAATAAGTTCTTTTATTGCCAAAGGCACATTCCCATACGCCCAAGCAAAATAGTGCAGATCAATTATATGATGGAAATTCGGAAAGCCAAGATTCCTTTTGTTTTTTGCTCTAATGAACTTTCATGCTTCATCATAAGTATATCCCTGTAGCAATATGCCAataatttatatatttattctATTAGTAAAGATTTCATTTCTGGACAGCCAGCTGTTGAACTCAGAGTTAGACAATGGATCTGGAGACAGAGAATCGTGTGGCCTCTTTACTACTTGAAGAGGCACGGAGATTACAGATAGAGGCTGACAGGGAAGGTGTTCATGCATATCTACGAAAGCCTAATATAAGGCATCGTCCAAACTCACGGTTCCTCACAGCGACCGTTCGTGGAGTTCAGCAAGGTTAGCATTGTGGCATTCCCTTGGTGTTAGTTGCTTGAATGATGCATCTGCATCTTCAATTTATTGAATCATTGCCACTCTTTTTTGTATTGTCTATGTTTGTGAAGGAAATCCTGTAGAAACTTACCAAACTAGGGGGAAAAACAGTTGGATTCATGTAATCTTGTAGAAATTCTAACTTGGTTATTTAAAAGTATATTGACCTCACATTCTTAAGGGTCAAAAGTATTATTGGCCCTGTGTCACAATTTTTTTATTGACATAAAATAGATCTTTAGTAAGTCTGAATTGAAATATGTTGTTGTACTGCAGCAAACCGTGTTGTGGAGATCAATGAAATGTGGCGTGCTAGGGAAAAGGAGCTGGAGTTGGAGTCAAAGATGAAAGGCAGAAGTAAAGATTGTGATGATTCTAGAGGCGAGAAGCGCAAAAGTGAAATGAGAAACCATAGCTCCAGCTCAAGGGTTGAACAAGAAGGGACCACTTATAGTACTTCTTACTCAGACCAGGAGGATGGTCTCAAGGAAGACGAAATTGAAAGATTTCTTCATTCAAGGTCAGTTAGAATATCCATTATTTTCTTTAATGCAAGAAATATCCATTATTTTCTTGATGTAACACCTGCATATAACTGATATTATTTTACTCATAATCGTCTATGAAAAACCATGCAATCTATATACATCTTCGATAGTACTCCCTTTGTCCATCAATCAATGATAGGTGTAATTTGTTTTTGTAAAAGTTAAGcttttgtagattttgac of Panicum hallii strain FIL2 unplaced genomic scaffold, PHallii_v3.1 scaffold_368, whole genome shotgun sequence contains these proteins:
- the LOC112878675 gene encoding uncharacterized protein LOC112878675; the protein is MDLETENRVASLLLEEARRLQIEADREGVHAYLRKPNIRHRPNSRFLTATVRGVQQANRVVEINEMWRAREKELELESKMKGRSKDCDDSRGEKRKSEMRNHSSSSRVEQEGTTYSTSYSDQEDGLKEDEIERFLHSRVKRGRGAIGSRMDEPGPYLDSLSRCHENGPSPDIRLEEKWERRVQGPEKPLFLRSKSPDDHWCKETLDGRGSSSEPQSKKEKKRKSEKKREEG